A stretch of the Panicum virgatum strain AP13 chromosome 9N, P.virgatum_v5, whole genome shotgun sequence genome encodes the following:
- the LOC120689327 gene encoding uncharacterized protein LOC120689327, translated as MQGGCIADIGSCGTGFDSASGSVRTKKFRTKGSELADRKGEKNKAMPRAPSICCSSIDEALSFSSRARCNKRLFLFPSREPRERPAPRRAKLIFKTGLSGKEEKMHRVVYQESGRAWWSLYL; from the exons ATGCAAGGAGGATGTATAGCTGATATAGGATCTTGTGGAACAGGATTTGATTCTGCAAGCGGTTCGGTACGAACGAAGAAATTTCGAACAAAAGGATCGGAACTCGCTGATAGGAAAGGAGAGAAAAACAAAGCAATGCCAAGAGCTCCGTCAATCTGCTGTTCATCGATAGACGAAGCTCTCTCTTTTTCATCTCGTGCCAGATGTAACAAAAGATTATTCCTTTTTCCTTCTCGCGAACCACGGGAGCGCCCAGCGCCCAGAAGAGCAAAGCTCATTTTCAAAACTGG TCTCAGCGGCAAGGAAGAGAAAATGCATCGAGTCGTTTATCAAGAAAGTGGACGAGCATGGTGGTCCCTATATCTCTGA
- the LOC120691563 gene encoding uncharacterized protein LOC120691563 translates to MQFHQTTGSRSYEMQLIHLANKYQNEPPDALDIFKELHYSKKKGFTPTVQSAIVEIEDKINAPVNEGEEPKDVANAVSEVLGQKTKKNRFLVNVGMKSSCAREDNAESQCELEAELVREKQANNDLREIVKTQQLQIDEMMKKF, encoded by the exons ATGCAGTTTCACCAGACAACTGGTTCTCGCAGCTATGAAATGCAACTTATACATTTG GCAAACAAGTATCAAAATGAACCACCGGATGCACTGGATATATTTAAAGAGTTACACTACAGCAAAAAGAAAGGATTCACTCCTACAGTTCAATCTGCTATT GTTGAAATTGAGGACAAGATAAATGCTCCTGTAAATGAGGGTGAGGAACCAAAGGATGTGGCTAATGCTGTCTCTGAGGTTCTTGGTCAGAAGACTAAGAAGAATAGATTTTTGGTAAATGTGGGGATGAAAAGCTCATGTGCTAGGGAGGACAATGCTGAAAGTCAGTGTGAGCTAGAAGCTGAACTGGTGCGGGAGAAACAGGCAAACAATGATCTTAGGGAGATTGTGAAGACTCAGCAACTACAGATAGAtgagatgatgaagaagttctaG
- the LOC120693049 gene encoding geraniol 8-hydroxylase-like — MELLVYATCAILAVSSLYLLCLIAGGRRNLPPGPRPLPVVGNLLDLGAHPHRSLERLAARHGPLMALRLGAVTTVVASSADAARDVLQRHDAALSSRSVPDAARACAHDEHSVGWLPPGSPRWRALRKVCSAELFAPRRLDEHQPLRRDKVRRLASHVARLSREGAPVDVGRAAFTTVLNVLSCAIFSADLADLDDRYASGAFKGVIEEFTVAVGVPNVSDFFPVFAPLDPQRLRARIGRVFDKLHAIFDEQIERRMQERAAGEPPKNDFLDLLLDYRGAEDGRGFDRRTLLSLLTDLFSAGSDTSAATVEWAMAELLQNPSSMAKSRDELAQVMGAKQEIEESDHGKLKYLQAVVKETFRLHPPAPLLLPRQAEAATEVRGYTVPRGARVLVNVWAIGQDPELWAEPEKFVPERFLEKEMDFRGKDFELLPFGSGRRICPGMPLADRMVHLMLATLLHRFEWRLPADVEKNGVDLSANFGMILGLATPLQAIAKPI, encoded by the exons ATGGAGCTCCTTGTCTACGCAACATGCGCCATTCTCGCCGTTTCCTCCCTGTACCTCCTGTGCCtcatcgccggcggccgccgcaacCTGCCTCCGGGCCCCCGCCCGCTGCCTGTCGTCGGCAACCTCCTGGACCTCGGCGCCCACCCGCACCGCTCCCTCGAGCGCCTCGCGGCGCGCCACGGCCCGCTCAtggcgctccgcctcggcgcggTCACCACGGTCGTCGCCTCCTCCGCGGACGCCGCCCGCGACGTCCTCCAGCGCCACGACGCCGCCCTCTCGTCGCGCTCCGTCCCGGACGCCGCCCGCGCGTGCGCGCACGACGAGCACTCCGTGGGCTGGCTCCCGCCGGGGAGCCCCCGGTGGCGCGCCCTGCGCAAGGTGTGCTCCGCGGAGCTcttcgcgccgcgccgcctcgacgAGCACCAGCCGCTCCGCCGCGACAAGGTGCGGCGGCTCGCGTCCCACGTGGCCCGGCTGTCGCGCGAGGGCGCGCCCGTCGACGTCGGCCGCGCCGCCTTCACGACCGTGCTGAACGTGCTGTCATGCGCCATCTTCTCCGCCGATCTCGCGGACCTCGACGACCGCTATGCGTCGGGGGCGTTCAAGGGCGTGATCGAGGAGTTCACGGTGGCCGTCGGAGTGCCGAATGTGTCGGACTTCTTCCCCGTGTTTGCGCCGCTGGACCCGCAGCGCCTGAGGGCGCGCATCGGGAGGGTGTTCGACAAGTTGCACGCCATCTTCGACGAGCAGATCGAGCGGCGCATGCaggagcgcgccgccggggaGCCCCCCAAGAACGACTTCCTGGACTTGCTGCTTGACTACCGCGGCGCGGAGGATGGCCGGGGCTTCGATCGGCGGACGCTGCTCTCATTGCTTACG GATTTGTTCAGTGCCGGCAGTGACACAAGCGCGGCAACGGTGGAGTGGGCAATGGCCGAGCTGTTACAGAACCCTTCATCAATGGCGAAGTCTCGTGACGAGCTCGCACAGGTGATGGGCGCCAAACAAGAGATCGAGGAATCGGACCATGGGAAGCTCAAGTACCTCCAGGCCGTCGTGAAGGAGACGTTCCGCCTCCACCCTCCCGCGCCGCTCCTGCTGCCCCGCCAGGCCGAGGCGGCGACGGAGGTCCGAGGCTACACGGTGCCCAGGGGTGCGCGCGTCCTGGTGAACGTGTGGGCGATCGGGCAGGACCCTGAGCTGTGGGCCGAGCCGGAGAAGTTCGTGCCGGAGAGGTTCTTGGAGAAGGAGATGGACTTCCGCGGCAAGGACTTTGAGCTGCTGCCGTTTGGGTCCGGACGGCGGATCTGCCCCGGGATGCCGCTGGCTGATCGTATGGTGCATCTGATGCTCGCGACCTTGCTGCACCGGTTCGAGTGGAGGCTTCCGGCAGATGTCGAGAAGAATGGGGTAGACCTGTCCGCGAATTTTGGGATGATACTTGGGTTGGCTACACCTCTTCAGGCAATAGCTAAACCAATTTGA